One Pseudodesulfovibrio cashew DNA window includes the following coding sequences:
- the flgB gene encoding flagellar basal body rod protein FlgB: MRGIFESHIQLTSKVMDMRLERQNLVMGNIANVDTPDYKARRLEFEDKLQSALNQNAHGKMTRTEQNHMPAAFESGTFQGDSLRDFKPRHIYGDDAIDLDKEMTVMTKNGMMYNALAQIIQKNFQGMQKVIQEGSK, encoded by the coding sequence ATGCGAGGCATTTTTGAAAGCCACATACAATTGACGTCGAAGGTCATGGACATGCGGCTGGAACGTCAAAATCTCGTCATGGGAAACATCGCCAACGTGGACACGCCGGACTACAAGGCACGCCGCCTGGAGTTCGAGGACAAACTGCAGAGCGCGCTGAACCAGAACGCTCACGGCAAGATGACCCGCACCGAACAGAACCACATGCCCGCCGCATTCGAATCGGGCACGTTCCAGGGCGACTCGCTGCGGGACTTCAAACCACGCCATATCTACGGCGACGATGCTATCGACCTGGACAAGGAAATGACCGTCATGACCAAGAACGGCATGATGTACAACGCCCTCGCCCAGATCATCCAGAAGAACTTCCAGGGGATGCAGAAGGTCATCCAGGAGGGGAGTAAGTAA
- a CDS encoding FliH/SctL family protein, which translates to MSLSKSPSPKYTGKVVMGMTTPGPDEMTIQELEGKRRLMWDDSTNEEYLERVKAKAREKAKEIMVLAELEAEALRATARHEGYEEGLKQAQADLEAHANQMSAEVENILSQIGAQGSKVFDERRRDILSLIRLAVEKTLKIEMSESRIASVEALMTEALERIESQRELIVKCSPDDAPDLEIFIKNIQERNPALKYWTVKGDPTLADGGILLESADGMVDNSVASRWRGVEPILDQLAEQLVKPEGA; encoded by the coding sequence ATGTCTTTGTCTAAATCACCATCCCCCAAGTATACCGGCAAGGTGGTCATGGGCATGACCACGCCCGGGCCCGACGAAATGACCATCCAGGAGCTGGAAGGCAAGCGGAGGCTCATGTGGGACGACTCGACCAACGAGGAGTACCTGGAGCGGGTCAAGGCCAAGGCCAGAGAGAAGGCCAAGGAGATCATGGTCCTCGCCGAACTGGAGGCCGAAGCCCTGCGCGCCACGGCCCGGCACGAAGGATATGAGGAGGGTCTGAAACAGGCCCAGGCCGACCTGGAGGCGCATGCGAACCAAATGTCCGCCGAGGTGGAGAACATCCTGAGCCAGATCGGCGCCCAGGGGTCCAAGGTCTTCGACGAGCGACGCAGGGACATCCTCAGCCTGATCAGGCTGGCCGTCGAAAAGACGCTCAAGATCGAGATGAGCGAATCCCGGATCGCCTCGGTGGAGGCGCTCATGACCGAGGCCCTGGAACGCATCGAATCCCAGCGGGAGCTGATCGTCAAATGTTCGCCGGATGACGCCCCGGATCTGGAGATCTTCATCAAGAATATTCAGGAGCGCAACCCGGCTCTGAAGTACTGGACGGTCAAGGGCGACCCCACCCTGGCCGATGGCGGCATCCTCCTGGAGAGCGCCGACGGCATGGTGGACAACTCTGTGGCCTCCCGCTGGCGCGGGGTAGAGCCCATCCTCGACCAACTGGCCGAACAGCTCGTCAAGCCGGAAGGAGCATAG
- the fliF gene encoding flagellar basal-body MS-ring/collar protein FliF: MPPSVAEFFTKVTGFWTDRTMSQRILIGGLALSVILAFGLMIYWMNKPDYKILMTNLYPEDANRVVSMLQAEKIPYQLEENGKTIMVPADRVYDLRLKVAGEGNLHGQGIGFEIFDDVQIGQTDFVQHINYQRALQGELARTITEFPQVTKTRVHLVLPQKSLFIEEQMPPSASIVLQLKDDGKLAPNEVQGIVNLVSMAVEGLDAKNITVTDMKGRPLYTPEDDSTGLAMSNTQLEYKAGVENKTQRRIMELLGPVVGPGKVVARVNADLDFSQKTIRKESFDPDGSVVRSETRSEESTAGAANLAGGEPDANFRGDGFTGTRTTQDSTRESRTTNFEINKQEENIVAPVGELQRLTVAVIVDGTWQVNEETGEQIYVPRTAEELERIRNLIANAVGFDSARGDTIEVSNISFGEPDLYGQESLMRTMLEYAQRLGKPFLNGLLIFLFLVLVVRPVVMALIRPRVAEQEIEEMAGLPGAERLALEEEDVDEEAMDMSRRLENAKNHAVQLSDENIDQAVHLLKTWLTQEEGA; this comes from the coding sequence ATGCCTCCGTCCGTTGCCGAATTCTTCACCAAAGTCACTGGATTCTGGACCGACCGCACCATGTCCCAGCGCATCCTCATCGGCGGGCTGGCCCTGTCGGTGATCCTGGCCTTCGGCCTCATGATCTATTGGATGAACAAGCCGGACTACAAGATCCTGATGACCAACCTCTACCCAGAGGATGCCAACCGCGTGGTCTCCATGCTCCAGGCGGAAAAAATCCCCTATCAGCTCGAGGAGAACGGCAAGACCATCATGGTCCCGGCGGACCGCGTCTACGACCTGCGCCTCAAGGTGGCCGGGGAAGGCAACCTCCACGGCCAGGGCATCGGCTTTGAAATTTTCGACGACGTGCAGATCGGCCAGACCGACTTCGTGCAGCACATCAACTACCAGCGCGCCCTCCAGGGCGAACTGGCCCGGACCATCACCGAGTTCCCGCAGGTCACCAAGACCCGCGTGCACCTGGTGCTGCCCCAGAAGTCCCTGTTCATCGAGGAACAGATGCCGCCGTCCGCGTCCATCGTCCTGCAGCTCAAGGACGACGGCAAGCTGGCTCCCAACGAGGTTCAGGGCATCGTCAACCTGGTGTCCATGGCCGTAGAGGGCCTCGATGCCAAGAACATCACCGTTACCGACATGAAGGGCCGCCCGCTCTATACTCCCGAGGACGACTCCACCGGGCTGGCCATGTCCAACACCCAGCTCGAATACAAGGCCGGAGTCGAAAACAAGACCCAGCGCCGAATCATGGAACTGCTCGGCCCCGTGGTCGGCCCGGGCAAGGTCGTCGCCCGCGTCAACGCGGACCTCGACTTCAGCCAGAAGACCATCCGCAAGGAATCCTTCGACCCTGACGGCTCGGTAGTCCGCTCCGAGACCCGCAGCGAGGAAAGCACTGCCGGCGCGGCCAACCTGGCCGGTGGCGAACCCGACGCCAACTTCCGAGGCGACGGCTTCACCGGCACCCGCACCACCCAGGACTCTACCCGCGAATCCCGGACCACCAACTTCGAAATCAACAAGCAGGAAGAAAATATTGTCGCCCCCGTTGGCGAGTTGCAACGGCTCACCGTCGCGGTTATCGTGGACGGGACGTGGCAGGTCAACGAGGAGACCGGCGAACAGATCTATGTCCCGCGCACGGCCGAAGAGCTTGAACGCATCCGGAACCTGATCGCCAATGCCGTGGGCTTCGACTCGGCGCGCGGCGACACCATCGAGGTGTCCAACATCTCCTTCGGCGAACCCGACCTCTACGGCCAGGAATCGCTGATGCGCACCATGCTCGAGTACGCACAGCGGCTCGGCAAGCCGTTCCTCAACGGCCTCCTGATCTTCCTCTTCCTGGTCCTGGTCGTCCGCCCGGTGGTCATGGCCCTGATCAGGCCCCGCGTGGCGGAGCAGGAGATCGAGGAAATGGCCGGCCTGCCCGGTGCAGAGCGCCTCGCCCTCGAGGAAGAGGACGTGGACGAGGAAGCCATGGACATGTCCAGGCGCCTGGAAAACGCGAAGAATCACGCGGTGCAGCTGTCCGACGAGAACATCGATCAGGCCGTGCACCTGCTCAAGACCTGGCTCACCCAGGAGGAAGGTGCGTAA
- the flgC gene encoding flagellar basal body rod protein FlgC yields the protein MDFMTAMDISASGLKAQRTHLNVISMNMANIRTTKTMEGGPYRRKSVSFEATPVYSPFDTAMQNQLNRELNGVKVLGVTADQRPFRQVYEPDHPDANDQGYVFYPDINVVEEMTNMMSATRGYEANVQTITAVKQMFTRALRIGM from the coding sequence ATGGACTTCATGACCGCAATGGATATCAGCGCATCCGGCCTCAAGGCCCAGCGCACGCATTTGAACGTCATTTCCATGAATATGGCGAACATTCGCACGACCAAGACTATGGAAGGCGGCCCCTACCGCCGCAAGTCGGTCTCCTTCGAAGCCACGCCGGTCTACTCCCCCTTCGACACCGCCATGCAGAACCAGCTCAACCGGGAACTCAACGGCGTCAAGGTCCTCGGCGTCACCGCCGACCAACGCCCCTTCCGCCAGGTCTACGAGCCGGACCACCCCGACGCCAACGATCAGGGATACGTCTTCTACCCCGACATCAACGTGGTTGAGGAAATGACCAACATGATGTCCGCCACGCGCGGATACGAAGCCAACGTACAGACCATAACCGCCGTAAAGCAGATGTTCACCCGGGCGCTGCGAATCGGCATGTAG
- a CDS encoding tetratricopeptide repeat protein: MSGHLDYEINKELGECYLFMGELDKAEEYYKKAVSSNGIHPDPYLGLATVAVQRGDLDDAIVMYQKAHKIEPSDKSLSGIALIRMENGEKEEAFSLFSEAIEMNPENMVALYSLIRLGHELERVEQIVPYLEAHLEIDPAKHEVRYSLAGCFICLDQKDAAREQLEKILEMNPDFEAASEMLETLQS; the protein is encoded by the coding sequence ATGAGTGGACATCTCGACTACGAAATCAACAAGGAACTTGGTGAATGCTACCTGTTCATGGGTGAGCTGGACAAGGCCGAAGAGTATTACAAGAAGGCAGTCAGCTCCAACGGCATCCATCCCGACCCCTACCTGGGCCTGGCCACGGTGGCTGTGCAACGGGGCGACCTGGATGACGCCATCGTCATGTATCAGAAGGCGCACAAGATCGAACCGTCCGACAAGAGTCTTTCCGGGATTGCGCTCATCCGCATGGAAAACGGAGAAAAGGAGGAAGCCTTCTCCCTGTTCTCCGAGGCCATCGAGATGAATCCCGAAAACATGGTCGCCCTGTATTCCCTGATCAGGCTCGGCCATGAACTGGAGCGCGTGGAGCAGATCGTTCCGTATCTCGAGGCGCATCTCGAGATCGACCCGGCCAAGCACGAAGTGCGCTACTCCCTGGCCGGCTGCTTCATCTGCCTCGACCAGAAGGACGCGGCACGGGAACAGCTTGAGAAGATTCTCGAAATGAACCCGGACTTTGAAGCCGCCTCCGAAATGCTGGAAACGCTCCAGTCCTAA
- a CDS encoding IMP cyclohydrolase — MELLPVKKAILSVTDKSGLADFGRFLVDNGCELVSTGGTKKMLSEAGLPVTSVSDITDFPEILGGRVKTLHPNIHGGILADKDDPGHMETLREFGIEPFDLICVNLYNFADAVAKGLDLKAAVEQIDIGGPTMLRATAKNFHSICVVPDPKYYPVVQKEIEENGGLSLAFRKEMAALTFKLTSEYDAMITKYLSENEA, encoded by the coding sequence ATGGAACTGTTGCCTGTCAAAAAAGCGATCCTTTCGGTCACCGATAAATCCGGTCTGGCCGATTTCGGTCGTTTCCTGGTCGATAACGGATGCGAGCTGGTTTCCACCGGCGGCACCAAGAAGATGCTTTCCGAGGCGGGGCTGCCCGTGACCTCGGTCAGCGATATCACCGATTTTCCAGAAATCCTCGGCGGTAGGGTCAAGACCCTGCACCCGAACATCCACGGCGGCATCCTCGCCGATAAGGATGATCCCGGCCACATGGAGACCCTGCGCGAGTTCGGCATCGAGCCGTTCGATCTCATCTGCGTCAATCTCTACAACTTCGCCGACGCTGTGGCCAAAGGGCTGGATCTCAAGGCTGCCGTGGAACAGATCGACATCGGCGGGCCCACCATGCTGCGCGCCACGGCCAAGAATTTCCACTCCATCTGCGTGGTTCCCGACCCCAAGTACTACCCGGTGGTCCAGAAGGAGATCGAAGAGAACGGCGGTCTTTCCCTGGCCTTCCGCAAGGAGATGGCGGCGCTGACCTTCAAGCTCACCAGCGAATACGACGCGATGATCACCAAGTATCTGAGCGAGAACGAAGCGTAG
- a CDS encoding bacteriohemerythrin, translated as MPLMEWDESMAVHVDELDDQHRQLIALINEAYDAVRRHDEHKRAELVDKMARYARLHFATEEGYLMRYGYPEIEAHKALHAKFNADVDEFRRKMLEKTNLSQIFVFLSRWLITHIMDEDRKYSMFMPKEESHAEE; from the coding sequence ATGCCCCTGATGGAATGGGACGAAAGCATGGCCGTCCACGTGGACGAACTGGACGATCAGCACAGACAGTTGATCGCCCTCATCAATGAGGCCTACGACGCGGTGCGGCGGCATGACGAGCACAAGCGCGCCGAACTGGTCGACAAGATGGCCCGCTACGCGCGGCTCCACTTCGCCACCGAGGAAGGCTACCTGATGCGCTACGGCTATCCGGAGATCGAGGCGCACAAGGCCCTGCACGCCAAATTCAACGCCGACGTGGATGAGTTCCGCAGGAAGATGCTGGAGAAAACCAACCTCTCCCAGATATTCGTCTTCCTGAGCCGCTGGCTCATCACGCACATCATGGACGAGGACCGCAAATACTCCATGTTCATGCCCAAGGAAGAGAGCCACGCCGAGGAGTAA
- the fliE gene encoding flagellar hook-basal body complex protein FliE, giving the protein MVVKSVAINAYQSAMDARRTSVDSKVTQSLKKAPTPVKDFSDTLSESIKGVNDLQTEKKQMIQEFDSGKTQNVHELMISLQKASLTMQMTGAVRSKLMSSYQEIMRMTF; this is encoded by the coding sequence ATGGTCGTCAAATCCGTCGCCATCAACGCGTACCAGAGCGCCATGGACGCACGCCGCACGTCGGTGGACTCCAAGGTTACCCAGTCCCTGAAGAAGGCCCCCACCCCGGTCAAGGATTTCTCGGATACGCTGAGCGAGTCCATCAAGGGCGTCAACGATCTCCAGACCGAGAAGAAGCAGATGATCCAGGAGTTCGACTCGGGCAAGACCCAGAACGTCCATGAGCTCATGATCTCCCTGCAGAAGGCCTCTTTGACCATGCAGATGACCGGCGCGGTCCGCTCCAAGCTCATGTCATCATACCAGGAAATCATGCGCATGACCTTCTAG
- a CDS encoding UbiD family decarboxylase, which yields MGYKNTRQCLDALEAEGELIRIDAAVDARIDAGAIQRRVFRAGGPALLFTNVKGCRFPMAANLFGTKKRMHFLFRDTVDTVRRLMKLKLNPMEALKRPWQYLGAPLTAYHTIPKRVSTGPVMQNVTSVSSLPQLVSWPMDGGAYVTLPQVYTESPAEPGFAGSNLGMYRVQLSGNDYLRDEEVGLHYQIHRGIGHHHAQALEKGAPLKVNIFVGGAPSMTLAAVMPLPEGLAEIFFAGAMGGHRIPMVRREGGLPIPAEADFCICGTVMPGAEKPEGPFGDHLGYYSLTHDFPVLKVDAVYHRDDAVWPFTTVGRPPQEDTLFGDFIHELTAELVPSVFSGVHEVHAVDAAGVHPLLLAVGSERYVPYAGERQPQELLTNGMALLGNTQTSLSKYVLIAAREDLEHGVNCHDIPAFFRHMLERVDLTRDLHFITRTTIDTLDYSGISLNQGSKLLFAAAGAPKRTLSVEMPSGMDLPRGFRDPQVFAPGILVIKGPKHRRKRDQQDPAMERLAAALVKAKGVEGFPMIVVADDAGFTATDWDNFLWVTFTRSDPATDIYGVNGFTHAKHWGAETAMVIDARLKTYHAPPLEPDPEAEKRVDALGAKGGPLHGII from the coding sequence ATGGGATACAAGAATACTCGGCAGTGCCTTGACGCGCTCGAGGCCGAAGGCGAACTGATCCGCATCGACGCGGCGGTTGACGCACGCATTGACGCCGGCGCCATCCAGCGCAGGGTGTTTCGGGCCGGTGGGCCTGCGCTCCTTTTCACCAATGTGAAAGGGTGCCGCTTCCCCATGGCCGCCAACCTGTTCGGCACGAAGAAGCGGATGCATTTCCTCTTCCGGGACACCGTGGACACGGTCCGGCGGCTTATGAAGCTCAAGCTGAACCCCATGGAGGCGCTCAAGCGTCCGTGGCAGTATCTCGGCGCGCCCCTGACCGCGTATCACACCATCCCGAAGCGGGTATCCACCGGTCCGGTCATGCAAAACGTGACGTCGGTCTCCAGCCTGCCGCAGCTGGTCTCCTGGCCCATGGACGGCGGGGCCTACGTAACCCTGCCCCAGGTTTACACCGAGAGTCCTGCCGAGCCCGGATTTGCCGGGTCCAACCTCGGCATGTACCGGGTGCAGCTTTCGGGCAACGACTACCTGCGCGACGAGGAAGTGGGGCTGCACTACCAGATTCACCGGGGCATCGGGCACCATCACGCCCAGGCTCTTGAGAAGGGTGCGCCGCTCAAGGTCAACATCTTCGTGGGCGGGGCTCCGTCCATGACCCTGGCCGCAGTCATGCCGCTGCCCGAGGGGCTGGCCGAAATCTTTTTTGCCGGGGCCATGGGCGGGCATCGCATTCCCATGGTCCGGCGCGAGGGCGGACTGCCCATCCCGGCGGAGGCGGATTTCTGCATCTGCGGTACGGTGATGCCCGGCGCGGAAAAGCCCGAGGGGCCGTTCGGCGACCATCTGGGCTATTACAGCCTGACCCATGACTTTCCGGTGCTCAAGGTGGACGCGGTGTATCATCGCGACGACGCGGTCTGGCCGTTCACCACGGTGGGCCGCCCGCCCCAGGAGGACACCCTGTTCGGGGACTTCATTCATGAGCTCACGGCGGAGTTGGTGCCGTCGGTGTTTTCCGGAGTGCACGAGGTCCACGCCGTGGACGCGGCGGGCGTGCACCCGCTGCTCCTGGCCGTGGGCAGCGAGCGCTACGTGCCCTATGCCGGGGAGCGCCAGCCCCAGGAGCTGCTGACCAACGGCATGGCCCTGCTCGGCAACACCCAGACTTCGCTTTCCAAGTATGTGCTTATCGCGGCCCGGGAGGACCTGGAGCATGGCGTCAATTGCCACGACATCCCCGCCTTCTTCCGGCACATGCTGGAGCGGGTCGACCTGACGCGAGACCTTCATTTCATCACCCGGACGACCATCGACACCCTTGATTATTCCGGCATCAGCCTGAACCAGGGCTCAAAGCTGCTCTTCGCCGCAGCGGGCGCGCCCAAGCGCACGCTCTCCGTGGAGATGCCCTCGGGCATGGATTTGCCGCGCGGTTTCCGCGATCCGCAGGTGTTCGCCCCGGGCATCCTGGTCATCAAGGGGCCCAAGCACAGGCGCAAGCGGGACCAGCAGGACCCGGCCATGGAGCGGCTGGCCGCTGCACTGGTCAAGGCCAAGGGCGTGGAGGGCTTCCCCATGATCGTAGTGGCGGACGACGCCGGATTCACGGCAACGGACTGGGACAATTTCCTCTGGGTGACCTTCACCCGTTCGGACCCGGCCACCGACATCTACGGCGTGAACGGGTTCACCCATGCCAAGCATTGGGGTGCGGAAACAGCCATGGTCATCGACGCAAGGCTCAAGACCTACCACGCTCCGCCCCTGGAGCCGGACCCCGAGGCCGAGAAGCGCGTGGATGCCCTCGGAGCCAAGGGCGGCCCCCTGCACGGTATTATCTAG
- the fliG gene encoding flagellar motor switch protein FliG, whose amino-acid sequence MADFTGPQKTAIVLLALGDKFTAEVFKRMERNEIAAVSKAMLTTDSIPREQVLEVLKEYNEALAYGAELLVGGADQVKRLLTKSLDSETAKYIMDSLELDTGPTPFQELENVSPRILAQILRNEHPQTLALILGHLHPDQAADLISHLPAGVRAEVLMRLAKLEAVAEEMLMEVDKVLQSQLIAMGGKEGKKVGGVPAVAEILNAVDRNTEEEVLSEIEEESTQMAEDIRNLMFVFEDIKGIDDVAIRELLKEVSNEDLTVALKGASDELKEKFFKNLSERASTMIKEDLEIMPPKKLSEVEAAQQNIVKTVRRLEDEGKIVISRGGSDVFV is encoded by the coding sequence ATGGCCGACTTCACCGGACCCCAGAAAACCGCCATCGTGTTGCTCGCCCTGGGCGACAAGTTCACGGCGGAAGTATTCAAGCGGATGGAGCGCAACGAGATCGCGGCCGTATCCAAGGCCATGCTCACCACCGACTCCATCCCCCGGGAACAGGTGCTCGAGGTACTCAAGGAGTACAACGAGGCCCTGGCCTACGGCGCGGAACTGCTGGTGGGCGGTGCGGACCAGGTCAAGCGTCTGCTGACCAAGTCCCTGGATTCCGAGACGGCCAAGTACATAATGGACTCCCTGGAGCTGGACACCGGCCCCACGCCGTTCCAGGAGCTGGAGAACGTCAGCCCGCGCATCCTGGCCCAGATCCTGCGCAACGAACACCCGCAGACCCTGGCCCTCATTCTCGGCCACCTGCACCCGGACCAGGCCGCGGACCTCATCTCCCACCTGCCCGCCGGCGTGCGCGCCGAGGTGCTCATGCGCCTGGCCAAGCTGGAAGCGGTTGCGGAAGAGATGCTCATGGAAGTGGACAAGGTGCTCCAGAGCCAGCTCATCGCCATGGGCGGCAAGGAAGGCAAGAAGGTGGGCGGCGTCCCGGCAGTGGCCGAAATTCTCAACGCCGTGGACCGCAACACCGAGGAGGAGGTCCTCTCCGAGATCGAAGAGGAATCCACCCAGATGGCCGAAGATATCCGCAACCTCATGTTCGTGTTCGAGGACATCAAGGGCATCGACGACGTGGCCATCCGCGAGCTGCTCAAGGAGGTCTCCAACGAGGACCTCACCGTGGCGCTCAAGGGCGCGTCCGACGAGCTCAAGGAGAAGTTCTTCAAGAACCTGTCCGAGCGCGCGTCCACCATGATCAAGGAAGACCTGGAAATCATGCCGCCCAAGAAGCTCTCCGAAGTCGAGGCGGCACAGCAGAATATCGTCAAGACGGTCCGTCGTCTGGAGGACGAAGGCAAGATAGTCATCAGCAGAGGCGGCAGCGATGTCTTTGTCTAA
- a CDS encoding FliI/YscN family ATPase: MSRLGLLQELDPCQTFGKVTKVVGLIAEGKGIKAPLGSVCYLLPGTGDPIPAEVVGFRDGACLFMPYSALRGIGPGSLIRNAATPPLIPVGQAMLGRAVDAFGEPLDGKGEIVPEAYAPLHRDPPNPLERPRINEPLDVGIRAVNSLLTLGKGQRVGIMAGSGVGKSTTLGMMARYTKADINVIALVGERGREVVEFMERDLGPEGMARSVLVVATSDKSPLIRMRAAYAATAVAEYFRDQGKDVLLMMDSVTRFAMAGREVGLAAGEPPTRGGYTPSVFAHLPQLLERAGKAKTGSITGIYTVLVDGDDFTEPIADSTRSILDGHIVLTRELADLGHYPAIDVLKSVSRLRSDITSDQAQADGRALLRHMATFKKVEDMVNIGAYQKGANAEVDKAISMVGPINRFLRQLVAEQEPLESAMAKMHELVGGEPQQQGQQPQQAQQPRQPQQAKNGQRPRQQAKPQKRNVVKQVPIPPSDIPVNRK, translated from the coding sequence GTGTCGCGGCTCGGACTGCTTCAGGAACTCGACCCCTGCCAGACCTTCGGCAAGGTCACCAAGGTGGTGGGCCTCATCGCCGAGGGCAAGGGCATCAAGGCTCCCCTCGGATCGGTCTGCTACCTGCTGCCCGGCACGGGCGACCCCATCCCGGCAGAGGTGGTTGGTTTCCGCGACGGCGCGTGCCTGTTCATGCCCTACTCCGCCCTGCGAGGCATCGGTCCCGGCTCCCTGATCCGCAATGCGGCCACTCCGCCGCTCATCCCGGTGGGACAGGCCATGCTCGGCCGTGCTGTGGACGCCTTCGGGGAGCCTCTGGACGGCAAGGGGGAGATCGTTCCCGAGGCCTACGCCCCGCTGCACCGCGACCCGCCCAACCCGCTGGAGCGCCCCCGCATCAACGAGCCCCTGGATGTGGGCATCCGCGCGGTCAACTCCCTGCTCACCCTGGGCAAGGGCCAGCGCGTGGGCATCATGGCCGGTTCGGGCGTGGGCAAGTCAACCACCCTGGGCATGATGGCCCGCTACACCAAGGCGGACATCAACGTCATCGCCCTGGTGGGCGAGCGCGGCAGAGAGGTGGTGGAGTTCATGGAGCGCGACCTCGGCCCGGAGGGCATGGCCCGGTCCGTGCTGGTGGTCGCCACCTCCGACAAATCGCCGCTGATCCGCATGCGCGCAGCATACGCGGCCACTGCGGTGGCTGAATATTTCCGTGATCAGGGCAAGGACGTCCTGCTGATGATGGACTCGGTGACCCGTTTCGCCATGGCGGGCCGGGAAGTGGGCCTTGCCGCCGGCGAACCGCCCACCCGAGGCGGCTATACGCCCAGCGTCTTCGCCCACCTGCCACAGCTCCTGGAACGCGCAGGCAAGGCCAAGACCGGCTCCATAACCGGCATCTACACGGTGCTGGTGGACGGCGACGACTTCACCGAACCCATTGCCGACTCCACCCGCTCCATCCTGGACGGGCACATCGTGCTCACCCGCGAACTGGCCGACCTCGGCCACTACCCCGCCATCGACGTGCTCAAATCCGTCAGCCGTCTTCGCTCCGACATCACCTCGGACCAGGCCCAGGCCGACGGCCGCGCCCTGCTCAGGCACATGGCCACGTTCAAGAAGGTGGAGGACATGGTCAACATCGGCGCGTACCAGAAAGGCGCCAACGCCGAGGTGGACAAGGCGATCTCCATGGTCGGCCCCATCAACCGCTTCCTGCGCCAACTGGTGGCAGAACAGGAGCCGCTGGAGAGCGCCATGGCCAAAATGCACGAACTGGTGGGCGGCGAACCGCAACAGCAGGGCCAACAGCCGCAACAGGCACAGCAACCCCGCCAGCCCCAACAGGCCAAGAACGGCCAGCGTCCCAGGCAGCAGGCCAAGCCCCAGAAGCGAAACGTGGTCAAGCAGGTGCCCATCCCGCCATCGGATATTCCGGTCAACCGGAAGTAG